A genomic segment from Pollutimonas thiosulfatoxidans encodes:
- a CDS encoding FAD-dependent oxidoreductase produces MLRGLAAEVARHAGVHEGCRVVKISKEGGRQIVCTEAGPVLRVRDVVVATQMPIVSDGLFYTRAYPISHPMLAGRIDPARAPDGMYISTSSPSHSFRVHGSGSELYMVAVGGTYKTGETEDEQRLLLELEQFVGREFGVDQPEYRWINEDFQPMDGLPFVGRASGSDQHVYVATGFNAWGITNGTSAALLIADQILGRENPAAKLFDATRIKPVVGGKDFLKENLHAAQHFVGDRLRTPRSELPVPEQGAGMVVKVHGEPLACYHDETGTVHRVSAVCTHMGCLVAWNATDRSWDCPCHGSRFSCDGQVLCGPATTPLAKAPT; encoded by the coding sequence ATGTTGCGCGGACTGGCAGCCGAGGTCGCACGGCACGCCGGCGTCCATGAGGGCTGTCGGGTAGTCAAGATAAGCAAAGAGGGCGGGCGGCAGATTGTTTGTACTGAAGCCGGACCGGTCCTGCGGGTCCGCGATGTCGTGGTTGCTACGCAGATGCCTATCGTGTCCGACGGGTTGTTCTACACGCGCGCCTATCCAATCAGTCATCCGATGCTGGCTGGCCGCATTGATCCAGCGCGTGCACCTGACGGGATGTATATCAGCACTTCCTCACCGAGCCATTCCTTTCGAGTTCATGGTTCTGGCTCGGAACTCTATATGGTAGCCGTGGGAGGCACCTATAAGACGGGCGAGACCGAGGACGAACAACGCCTGCTTCTGGAGCTGGAGCAGTTTGTTGGCCGGGAGTTCGGTGTCGACCAGCCCGAATATCGCTGGATCAATGAGGATTTTCAGCCGATGGATGGACTTCCGTTTGTGGGCCGCGCCAGCGGTTCGGATCAACATGTCTATGTGGCGACAGGCTTCAACGCCTGGGGAATCACCAACGGCACGTCGGCTGCCCTGCTTATTGCGGATCAGATACTGGGCAGGGAAAATCCTGCCGCCAAGCTGTTTGATGCGACACGCATCAAACCTGTCGTGGGTGGGAAGGACTTCCTTAAGGAAAATTTACACGCCGCTCAGCATTTTGTGGGCGACAGGCTTCGGACGCCGCGCAGCGAGCTTCCTGTTCCCGAGCAAGGCGCGGGCATGGTCGTCAAGGTTCATGGCGAACCGCTGGCCTGCTATCACGATGAGACAGGAACCGTGCACCGAGTCAGTGCCGTGTGTACGCACATGGGTTGCCTGGTGGCCTGGAATGCGACCGACCGTAGCTGGGACTGTCCTTGCCACGGTTCGCGGTTTTCCTGTGACGGCCAGGTATTGTGCGGGCCTGCCACGACGCCCTTGGCGAAAGCACCGACCTAG
- a CDS encoding DMT family transporter — MSWIYLAVAIAAEIVATTTLKASDGFSRLYPSIITVIGYGLSFYCLAVALRVIPVGIAYAVWSGAGIVAISLIGYVIFKQALDTAALIGIGLIVTGVLVLNVFSESARH; from the coding sequence ATGAGCTGGATCTATCTTGCCGTCGCCATTGCGGCCGAAATCGTGGCCACAACCACGCTGAAAGCGTCTGACGGTTTTTCGCGGCTGTATCCGTCCATCATCACCGTTATCGGATACGGCTTGTCGTTCTATTGTCTGGCGGTGGCGCTGCGCGTCATACCGGTAGGCATCGCCTACGCGGTGTGGTCCGGCGCCGGTATTGTTGCGATTTCCCTGATCGGTTATGTGATCTTCAAGCAGGCTCTTGATACGGCGGCGCTGATAGGCATCGGCCTGATCGTCACGGGCGTGCTGGTATTGAATGTGTTTTCCGAGTCGGCCCGTCACTGA